A stretch of the Lytechinus variegatus isolate NC3 chromosome 5, Lvar_3.0, whole genome shotgun sequence genome encodes the following:
- the LOC121415562 gene encoding uncharacterized protein LOC121415562, producing MEALTPTSCVSHRRSQNAIMTLKYCLTLKYCLIIFTLFDEVLSLPPVNRESGITTHWNVKEDETIRLPPCENKMGEKYQASDVLWGTGRNPSEETMLKNYHKDPDHKFHLVISNATSSDAGVYWCQLKLRGQSAINCTRHLTVEPKEPVYQTMDPTRTSRIHDQTEWHPAPIRSAAETTHSQFQAFKNLCLLSGILTVWLNNVGGFR from the exons ATGGAAGCCCTGACACCTACATCGTGTGTGAGTCACAGGAGGAGTCAAAATGCTATTATGACGCTAAAGTATTGTTTGACGCTAAAGTATTGTTTGATTATCTTTACCCTATTTGATGAAG TGCTATCTCTGCCTCCAGTCAATCGTGAGTCTGGAATAACTACTCACTGGAATGTTAAAGAAGACGAAACGATTCGTCTTCCACCATGTGAGAacaaaatgggggaaaaatatCAAGCGTCCGATGTCCTCTGGGGGACTGGTCGAAACCCGTCAGAAGAGACGATGCTTAAAAACTACCACAAAGATCCAGATCATAAATTCCACCTTGTCATCTCAAATGCTACATCCAGTGATGCTGGCGTCTACTGGTGTCAG CTGAAGCTCCGTGGTCAAAGTGCCATAAATTGCACTCGCCATCTAACCGTGGAGCCAAAAGAACCCGTTTATCAgaccatggatcctactagaacTAGTAGGATCCATGATCAGACCGAATGGCATCCAGCGCCCATCAGATCAGCGGCTGAAACAACGCACAGTCAGTTTCAAG CATTCAAGAACCTGTGCTTGCTGAGTGGAATCCTTACAGTATGGCTAAACAACGTTGGTGGCTTTCGGTAG